CTTAAAGGTCGGTGTGGTGTGTCAACACGCCGCCCGGAGGCTGAGgcccttttgtgtgtgtcttggctCAGACTGTGTCACATTGAAtagcataaacacacagagactgtCCATCTCTCTGTGTAACACAGATGTACACAAATATCTGTAAGTCCACTGTgttacacatgcacatacatatacactccccatacacacatgaacactcCTGATTTCAACCGACTTCCGTTTTTGGTCCGAGGCCTCTCCCTGATCCAGTAATGCTGGTCTTGTGCAGGGTTAGCAGCTGGGGGTGGGGGTCAGTGACAGCTGGCATTCTGCAGGCGCACTGGGGCAAATAGACCCAGGCCACTCACAGGGAACAGGGGCCAATTGGACAGCTGTCTTGGGTTGGGTTAGTGGAAAATTATGAATTtaagggaagaggaagagggagggtaataaaaaataaagaaatggtgATCTAAGCAAAATGTTTAGAGTGTAATATGCATCAAAtcaacagtctttttttttgtctgatgttCGTTGCCAAACTTCAGCTGGGTTAAGGATTGTGTGCCTACCATAGCCAAAAACATTAGAatttagaatttatttattttaattatgcaGATGAGTTGTGATCTTGTGTGGTGTAACTCTTCTGTTTAAAACTGGGTCATTCTTCAGCACAAGGTTCAGTCTGACTGGATGACAGCGCTGAGATGAATGCTAGCCGAGCTTTACTTCAAGCTGCTCAAAGAATCAAACGAGTGACAACGTGTAtcacatctttttctttttttttttttttttttttttttttctgttgcttttcaGGCTTCTGGCATTTGGTGGCCATAGGTTGAGGTGGCTGAGTTTATCGAATGGGACTCTGACTTTCTTTTGCAACATTGTTCAGATGAAGGCCATGTGACTTGGCACTGTTGCTTAGTTTTCCTCTGAAATTTGTACATGTCTGTAGACGTTGCAACAAAGATTTCACATTAGTGTAAGGATGAATATTGTGCACCGCTTTTCCTCAGAAATGATTAcggtcctttttttttcttgtcttaatATGAggtttgtttatctttttaaaggaatattcacacacaaaatgaccatttataTATCAGCTAAGACATGGAAGATATTTAAGGAATAGGTATTAAAGTATCCAGGCCAAAATAGTTGCGATTCACGATATAATCCagataatcatcaaaatatgctttaaaCTGTCAAATTGTCACTGAAACATACTGTCATCTTAACTTTGTTAAATaccccaacattttttttaacttttttttgtaaacaagcAATATGTTATCAGAAATAAGGTctccattaaaacattttttcacttctttacCATGATAGCGAGCGATACAGTTTTTTTCAAGGTACTGTCCCCTTAATGGAAATTGACCATAGTCCGTTGTTATTTATCTTGATCAGAAATAAAATCCTATTTTGTCCCATCGTCACATCAGTAACTCACTGCCTGTTTCCTTGagttcttgaagaaaactttgtttttcacgCATGCCTCCATGTTGAACGTAGAATCCGAAAAACTGCGCcgatgaattgaagtaaacgGAGGCCGCGTTTCACAACTGCAAAGTTGTATCAGAACATTAGTTTTCTCAAATCTCACACATCCCATTCAGTACCTCCACAAACACGGCAAAACCCTACTATTCACCGCGCTTCCTCTGCTACTGTCCCAGTCACGGAGACAGTGGCAGAGGAAGTGGTTCGTAGTTTGAACCACATAGATGACACACTCTTTGTTcgtttttttaaaatggcttAAAAATAATCCACATATCTTGAGTGACATAGCGTGGCTTTTAAAATCCCTACAGGGGGAAGGAAACGTTTCAAGTTGTGAATGGAACTGTCATGGCCACCGTTTTTCTAGATAAATCAGCTGCTGCAGCGTGAAGGTTACCGTCTCCCAGCGCGACCCGCCGCTCATAAGCACGCTCACACTAAGCCAAAAGTGACACTCACTTATTAACTttgacacacactgatgcacCATCAGACCAACACACCTGCACCATAGTCACACTCAGTCAGACACGAACGCCCTCACAGCTGTCTGTGTCATGAGGCGTTCTGCTAAATGAGTCTCCTTTGCTAGAGGTAGCTCACGTAGAGACACGTTATCCGTGCTTTTAATTAGAAGATTCTTTCCAAGCGtttcaaatagtttttgtttgattatattTGCCCGCTGTTGGTTTTGTAGTTTCCTAATATTTACCAAGCAGTTCCCTTAACACACAGTGCGTGCACCTTCTGAATtcacaggaaatgaaaggaaattgCTCAAAGCTAAATTTAGGAGGTTGATTGCTGTCCATTGTTGACATTTGTGCTCGGCACTAACCTGAACGACtcctctttctcgctctctctctctttgtttttgtcaacacCAGGTATTAAATGAAGAGTGTGATCAGAACTGGTACAAGGCGGAGCTAAATGGAAAAGATGGCTTCATTCCCAAGAACTACATAGAGATGAAGGCCCATCCGTAAGTATCGTCCATGCCAGTTTCTCTCTTCTCACTTCTCTATTGTGtatctgtgtctttgtgtggatGCATTTATGAAAGTGTgccatatactgtacatgtcgTGCAACATATGATACACATTTTGCTACTCAATTTTGTATGAAAGCACTTCAGAGAACCGCTGGCAGCAGGAACCTCAGAGGACTTCACCTCAGTGCCAGATTAGCTCTCTCTTTAATAATGTGCTCCAGGCCTCTTACGCTTAATTGAATATTGACCTTATTGCATCATTGCTGGGGTGCAATCAGAtataccttcttttttttttttgcagtggggGATGTGATTgtgttggtctttttttttttttttctgccctttGTGAAAGTGTAACAAACTCAAGTCCTCATTGTCTTTATTATGGTTACGGGGAATCAATATTTAACTCCCAACACTGAACCTCTCATAATCATTAGAATCAAGGCTCTCAAAGGGGGTTGCAGCTTTTGCTCTGTCATACTATAGAGGGCGATGCTTTCTGCAAAATGCTGCATGCCATGTAGCAAAAGATGAATTATTTGGATAAATGGTCATAAACAAAAACGTAAAAGTAATTGTCTcgttattgaaaaaaaacagtctaTCTTAACAGTTTATTCTATTACTGTATGTAGATCAGCGTTATCATCTTGAATTAAAGCGTTCTGATAAAATTGTCGAATGTTCTTATTTGATGGATGGATTTGTTTTATTAGCAGACCGTATGACTGAAGACAGTCGGAAGTTGGAATATTTAGCATATCTCAGCCAACAACGTCGCCATACTTCAGttatcacttcctgttccaCTCGTGACGTAAAGTTCACCCCTCAAATtgatcattcatttattataattaatcgATAATTATTCTCATCGGGGGGTTTGGGATTAATTTGACTGCCTGCCACTCAAACCAACCACATCAACGAGAGCAGGAAAAGGCTGTGCCACTTTAGCAGGCTGTGCATGTGCAGGACCTGGAATTTCTACTCAAGAGAAGATCTGACCTGGCTCTTAGGCAGCGAAGCACGGCTTTGTGTTACAAATGCTGAGTTCAACAGCAGGGTAACAGTTTCTGAATTTGAACGAGTATGGCTGAATGTTCTTATTCTATTCTTCAAACTTCATTTCAGCACTGAATGAGGCCGCTGACTGTGCGTGCGTTCCCCCAGCCACACACGCTGAGGGTACCTGCTTTTGAAAGTGCAGATAATTCTCTGCAgctttttattgtgaaacagcCAGCGGACAAAAGTTGCATGAAGGCTGTATCCCAGAAGAACTACAAATCCCAGACTGCTGTGATTTGTGCGAGGTCGACTAATGTCTTATGTTGGCCTGCCTTAATGGTCTCCGTTTGAAAATGTAACCACATCCTGGGACGTAATCAAAAGTtgtatttaatgacattttcccTAAACCGGCACACTATTCGCTATCATTTCATCCAGACTTACGATGCACTACACTGTGTAAGATTTTAGTGCAATATTGCATCACCTTGTTTCTGGGTTAAATATAGATTTGCAGTAAATGTTCTGATTTGTGAAAACTACCCGCTGCAGTAATGGACTAGGGAACAGCGGCGGCAGTGATGGAGTGGCTCGAGTTAGCCTTGGCCTCCCATTGTGGTGACAGCTGAGTGCCACCCGAAAAATGCACCAGCCACCCACGCGGCCCCGacagacacgcacacgcagCTGCCCTATACAGCGTGGCACAATAGAGCGTGGCTCCGCTCCAAGTCCGAGTCCTCTCTGTTTGTAAACACACAtctttcccccccctccctgcccAACAGTGAGAAGTAGAGCGGTGGAGAGGTGTGTGTCGCTGGTAGTAGTGCCAGTCGTTCCACTCCTCCTGCTGTTTCATTGGCTCCATCGCTGAGAGAGACTCGACTTGCTTTTGCTGCCAGATCAAGAGTCGGccatttcattattgatttttcaCCTTCGTGTAAAGCAGCCAAGATGTCATCTTTTGGCTGACtgtactttttaattatttacacaaaCGAAAGAGCTTCTTCTGGCTTTGTCTCCCATTTGTCTCCCCCGCCCTCTCTGCATCCATCTTAATCACCCTCACTCATTCCCTCTGTCTGGGTTTACTCACAGTTCTACATTAGCAGCAAATATGCAGCTAAAGATAAATGTTTGCCACTTAAGAAGTGATGGaaaaactgtgtatttaaatgtcaagTTGAATCTGTGAACGCGATGTCTCAGGAACGCCTGAAGGGAAAGTCttttaaatttggcacaaacctcatcttggactcaaggatgaacagATTAGAAAAAAACCAAAGGTCCCTGTGAGCTCCCAAAAACAAGTTTTGGGCAAGAACTCAAGAATTTTcctgctaattatgacaatttcacacaaacaggataaaatgatgaagtgatgaaataaaagacagacatggatgtaaactgcaacctGGCTGGTTGGCCGAGGAATTCAACCCTGAGACATTAATTCTAGTTTGTGTTATCTTTCCCACTATAATAACATAATGACTAATCTACTTCCTGGTTCACGGATGGACAGTGCAGCTCCACAGGACTGGCTATCAAAGTGTAACTTTTGCCTTACTTCCTGATGTGACAGACAGTATTGTGACTCTTGTTGGTGACAGAGGGTTCCCTCTATACGGTCCAAAGATAAATATGTCAATGTGCACACTGGGCAGCTTTGGGTATCGGTGGTTAGCACCCTCTCCACAATGTCAAAGCTGTCAGCCACCAGGAGGTGTGATGTTTGCACGTTCTCACTCTGAGCTCCACCGTTTCCTCCCTCCGTCCTCAGACTTTAGCCGAGCTGAACTCAAACTCTAAATTGCTCATAGGTGTAAATGAGAAAGTTTGGCCGACAAAGTCAGAGGTGTACCCAACCTTTTGCTCAATGCATGATGGGCCGGGCTCCCCCTGTTACTCTTAGCAcaataagcaacaaaaaaaaatggacataaGACACGCTCAGTGTTGTGCCTTCATTATATTCACAAAGtaaggctttttaaaatgttctcggatttaaaaaaaatgtatccattcTATGCAAGAAGAAGGCTTCGGGCTGGCTTTGAGTCAGCTCAGTCGATACTTACGGTTACCTGTTCTCTTCCCCCTCCAGGTGGTTCTTCGGGAAGATTCCCCGCGCCAAAGCAGAGGAGATGCTAAACAAACAGAGGCACGACGGGGCCTTCCTCATCCGAGAGAGCGAGAGTGCACCGGGAgacttctccctctctgtgaaGTGAGTAAAACCGCGCCGATgcacaggaagaagaaacacGATTCACGCTAATTATTTTCTCTAGAAATACCATTCTACATCAAAAACTTCCTCAGAAGTGATGAGGTTCATCCTATATCTGAGTCATCAGCCTCTTCCTCGTTGTTGGGAGGTCTCAGCGCCGCCCCCCGGTGGTTGAGGTTCACCGGTTAtgatttgaattgtgtttttcgACATCAGCCCCACCAGCACTTACTGTTTTTTAGCTGACGCACACAGAGCTCATTTCCTCTTTATCTGTCTTTCCATTCTGACCTTCCCTAAAAGACACATCAGTTCAGAGCAGGTCACATGTAAAGCTGAAGCTCAGATACGGATCATTCTTACTGTCTGGACAACAGCAACACACTGATGTTCAATAGTAGCTGACTGGTTCATTTGACTGTTACCTGCCAGTCTGTCACAGACGCGTTTAATGCGTTTGATAAGCAGGGTTAATGTCTGTGTGCTCCACTTCCTTTTATTGAAATGTGCTTTGACTTAAAAATAAACCACACATGTCTGTCAGAGATTGTACCGTTGCTTGactccccccctcctcacaGTTTTCCTCTCTGTGCCCCCGTGCAGGTTTGGAAATGACGTCCAGCACTTCAAGGTCCTTCGCGATGGGGCCGGAAAGTACTTCCTATGGGTGGTGAAGTTTAACTCGCTCAACGAGCTGGTGGACTACCACCGCTCCACCTCAGTCTCCCGCAATCAACAGATCTTCCTGCGAGACATAGAGCAGGTCCCCCAGGTAAGAATTGACATCCCTAAGGGGGAGTAAACACTGGCAGCGAGGCTGTACTCCTAAAACCAAAATCACAAGAGAAATGCTCTCTGTACGATTTTCTTTGATTTGGTTTATAAATGATTTAGCGGTAAACATGTGTTATTTGAAGATAAAATTGGATCTAACTTTGAGTTCTAATAATAAATACTCATAAAGATATTTGGCCCTCCCTCTAACACACAACAGATGTATGAATGCACGGAATAGATTGAGAGTATTCctaatgaaaaatgtatgttaaaaattcatatatatatattattattttctgaaaCTGTGAGtaaaatataacttaaatatatatagatttcTAGCTCCGGCATGGGGAAAATAATGTAATGGCTGTGGTATTGTGTGTCAAAGGGAAGGTTcaaatgttttgaagtggggttgtatgaggaaCTTATACATAGTTGGTGTAATAATTACAGTAGATTTAGTAGTAGAAGCACACAGGAGTACCTACACAGAAGCAAAGCAGTGTTCTGTCAACGACGGGAGCAACAGCAGAACATCATTTAGCCGCTTAATAGAAcaattagaatattttcaccgctTTAACGTCGTCGGACAGCCCTTTCCgacggggaactgaagccgttatctatgctctcttcaaagccactaGCCTCTTTTGACAAAAGCAGtcattttacctctcagaacatGGGAGGTGCTGGTCTACATCTGCCTCCATCGGATagtttgtttggtgttttaaagggttggttcagattcaccaaagtcacacaacaacacaaacgaACTAACCCATCGAGTCAGTCCGACCTTAAAGGTTTAATGTACTCGGCCCACTTTGTCCAAATCccgcaaaaaacaaaaagacaaactctACATCAAATACATgtcatgtattttttctttcacttattAAATGGCGGATGGCTCTGGTTGCAACCACTTCCTTGTGACAGCCTTTTTGATATTTGCGGTCATAAATGAGTGTGCCAGTATTAAACTGCAGGTAAAGACGGCAACAGTGAGGTGTAGCTAAAGAGCTTGAAGCTTGGACTATTTATGtgagctatatatatatatatatataatatatatatatataaaaaccaaCATCAAGGCTTCTCGGTGATATGCAAGTGAATCTGGCCGTCAGTAGGCAGAGGAGATTAGCCGGCGGGTCTGAGGGACAGCTgcagggagaagaagagaggaggtgTGACCAAAACCACACAGGaaataaagagaggaggagaagttgCAGGTAAGACAGTCAGAGGGAAAGACAGTAATATATTTAGAGCAGACATGTGTgtgatagatggatggatagcaGGAGGGAGCTTGTTTTAAAGATTGTACAAATGTCATAACTCCAAGGTCTTTACGTTGGACAGCATTAACTCAGAAATCTGTGTGAAAGTTAATTATCTCAGTATTTTTATTCTgtcacatatttctttttttttttttttttttttttcaatcatctCATCACACTGTGTCCAACCCGTCTCCCTAAACCGTCCTTTCTTTTGCCCGCGCAGCATCCCACATATGTGCAGGCGCTCTTTGACTTCGACCCTCAGGAGGAAGGCGAGCTGGGCTTCCGACGCGGAGACTTCATCCAGGTCCTGGACAACTCCGACCCCAACTGGTGGAAAGGAGGCTGCCACGGCCAAACGGGCATGTTCCCCCGCAACTACGTCACGCCCGTCAACCGGAACATGTAAACAGTCAGACCATGtaaacgacaacaacaacaacatcaacaacaacaaccaccacagcAGCAATCATCGTCATCGTTCTTGATCTCATCAGCCCCACCAGTCCCTCTACCTTCAAACTCCCaaccaccccctcccccctacTACGCCATCCCACCATAAACAGGAGCAGACAGGAAGAACGCAAACaactgaaaaagagagagagagggatataATGGGAGTAGTGCTACCGTAGGCGTCGCTGTGAGGGCGGCagctgagcaaaaaaaaaaaaaaaaaaatcaactttcaCTGCTCAGTGAACGCCTCGGCGAAGGATTGAACGGCCTTTGAGGGAAATCTAAAtgcaggaaagaagaaaaaaaactaaagcgTAGTGCACCAACCGTGAAGATAACCAAATGATTCTCCCCAACGCTGCTTCTGGCTTCTCCTTAACTTCTTAACATTCTGCCCCTTgttagtgtctttttttttttttttttttttttttttttcctttgccgCATGTTGTTTTAATCACCTAAATGAAATGTCTACCGATAAATCCTAActctgttttaaagaaaaaaatgtaaaaaaaaaaaaaaaaaaaaaaagaaatggttttaaaaatgtacaaaaaagaagagaggaaaaaaaaaagatgcaatcTACAGTACTGCAAGTTTCCATGTGTAAGATCATTGGCACGAGAGCATTGTACATCAGCCGCCggctgtataaataaatcaactatAGAGAGAATCCattttttaagaatatatattatatatttgtatgtgtttgtctgttttaccTCTCAtcacaaa
This genomic window from Anoplopoma fimbria isolate UVic2021 breed Golden Eagle Sablefish chromosome 11, Afim_UVic_2022, whole genome shotgun sequence contains:
- the grb2b gene encoding growth factor receptor-bound protein 2b — translated: MEAIAKYDFKATAEDELSFKRGEVLKVLNEECDQNWYKAELNGKDGFIPKNYIEMKAHPWFFGKIPRAKAEEMLNKQRHDGAFLIRESESAPGDFSLSVKFGNDVQHFKVLRDGAGKYFLWVVKFNSLNELVDYHRSTSVSRNQQIFLRDIEQVPQHPTYVQALFDFDPQEEGELGFRRGDFIQVLDNSDPNWWKGGCHGQTGMFPRNYVTPVNRNM